From Pseudomonas fluorescens, one genomic window encodes:
- a CDS encoding TatD family hydrolase, whose translation MLVDSHCHLDRLDLAVHDGSLDAALEAARQRGVGHFLCIGVSVDNAAEVKALAERYADVDCSVGVHPLDVQPGAAPALDWLLQELNHPRVVAIGETGLDYHYEPEAAELQQESFRLHLQAAQQTGKPVIVHTRGARADTLSLLREAALPQAGVLHCFTEDWEMAKAALDLGFYISLSGIVTFRNADALRDVAGKVPADRLLVETDSPYLAPIPYRGKPNLPQYVREVAEFLAMLRGESYERFAEQTTQNFKRLFPLAHVRPA comes from the coding sequence ATGCTTGTAGATTCCCATTGCCACCTCGACCGCCTCGACCTGGCCGTCCACGATGGCTCACTTGATGCAGCCCTTGAGGCGGCCCGCCAGCGCGGCGTCGGACACTTCCTGTGCATCGGCGTCAGCGTCGACAACGCGGCCGAGGTCAAAGCGCTGGCGGAACGCTATGCCGACGTCGACTGCTCCGTGGGCGTTCACCCTCTGGATGTGCAGCCGGGCGCTGCGCCGGCGCTGGACTGGCTGCTGCAGGAGTTGAATCATCCACGGGTGGTAGCTATCGGCGAAACCGGCCTGGATTACCATTACGAGCCGGAAGCGGCCGAGTTGCAGCAGGAATCCTTCCGTTTGCACCTGCAGGCCGCCCAGCAGACCGGAAAGCCGGTGATTGTGCATACCCGTGGCGCGCGCGCCGATACCCTAAGCCTGCTGCGCGAAGCCGCCTTGCCCCAGGCCGGGGTGCTGCACTGCTTCACCGAAGACTGGGAGATGGCCAAGGCCGCGCTGGATCTGGGCTTCTACATTTCGTTGTCGGGTATCGTCACCTTCCGCAACGCCGATGCCCTGCGTGACGTTGCCGGCAAGGTGCCGGCCGACCGACTGCTGGTCGAGACCGATTCACCATACCTGGCGCCGATCCCGTATCGGGGTAAGCCGAACTTGCCGCAATACGTGCGAGAAGTGGCAGAGTTCCTTGCGATGTTGCGCGGCGAATCCTACGAGCGCTTCGCCGAGCAGACCACCCAGAACTTCAAGCGATTGTTCCCGTTGGCGCACGTCAGGCCCGCCTGA
- a CDS encoding TetR/AcrR family transcriptional regulator produces the protein MHKEPRKVREFRRREQEILDTALKLFLEQGEDSVTVEMIADAVGIGKGTIYKHFKSKAEIYLRLMLDYERDLNELLHSADVDKDKEALSRAYFEFRMRDPQRYRLFDRLEEKVVKGNQVPEMVEELHKIRASNFERLTLLIKGRISEGKLEDVPPYFHYCATWALVHGAVALYHSPFWSNVLEDQEGFFQFLMDIGVRMGNKRKRDTDTSSS, from the coding sequence ATGCACAAAGAACCTCGTAAGGTCCGTGAGTTTCGTCGCCGCGAGCAAGAAATTCTCGACACCGCGCTCAAGCTGTTCCTCGAACAAGGTGAAGACAGTGTCACCGTCGAGATGATCGCTGATGCCGTGGGAATCGGCAAAGGCACCATCTACAAGCACTTCAAGTCCAAGGCGGAGATCTACCTGCGCCTGATGCTCGACTACGAGCGCGACCTGAACGAGCTGCTGCATTCGGCCGATGTCGACAAGGACAAGGAAGCCCTGTCCCGGGCTTACTTCGAATTCCGCATGCGTGATCCGCAGCGCTACCGCTTGTTCGATCGCCTGGAAGAAAAGGTGGTCAAGGGCAACCAGGTGCCGGAGATGGTCGAGGAGTTGCACAAGATCCGTGCCTCCAATTTCGAACGCCTGACCTTGCTGATCAAGGGCCGTATCAGCGAAGGCAAGCTCGAAGACGTGCCGCCGTATTTCCACTACTGCGCGACTTGGGCCCTGGTCCACGGCGCGGTGGCGCTGTATCACTCGCCGTTCTGGAGCAATGTGCTGGAAGATCAGGAAGGCTTCTTCCAGTTCCTGATGGACATCGGCGTGCGCATGGGTAACAAGCGCAAGCGCGATACCGACACCTCGAGCAGCTGA
- a CDS encoding GTP 3',8-cyclase MoaA — MIVDRQGRRFRNLRVSLTSACNYACTYCVPNGKRLVAAQDELSAEAMARGVAYLIEAAGIERLRITGGEPLVSPKLETFMRAVGQMGLADISLTTNGQLLAKKLPLLVDAGIRRINVSLDTLDAAAFRSIARGGDLPTVLDGMQQASAAGIRIKVNMVPLRGQNLDQVMPLLDYCLERNYELRFIELMRMGHLASDSNGFLQQFVSLQQLLELIGERYEYLQADAPLDATAVRYAIPGHGHFGVIANESVPFCRTCSRLRLSSTGWLHGCLSSSNRHFVGDLLDKPRHQALPALQRLLVKALGDKQDVAFSGGATVMKIIGG, encoded by the coding sequence ATGATCGTTGACCGACAAGGCAGACGTTTTCGCAATTTGCGCGTCAGCCTGACCTCCGCCTGCAACTATGCCTGCACCTATTGTGTGCCCAATGGCAAGCGCCTGGTGGCGGCGCAGGATGAGCTGTCGGCCGAAGCCATGGCGCGCGGAGTCGCCTATCTGATCGAAGCGGCGGGCATCGAACGCCTGCGCATCACCGGTGGCGAGCCGCTGGTCAGTCCCAAGCTCGAGACCTTCATGCGCGCGGTGGGGCAGATGGGCCTGGCGGATATCAGCCTGACCACCAATGGCCAATTGCTCGCCAAGAAACTGCCCCTGTTGGTGGACGCCGGCATTCGCCGCATCAACGTTTCCCTCGACACCCTGGACGCCGCGGCCTTTCGCAGTATCGCCCGGGGCGGCGACCTGCCAACGGTGCTCGATGGCATGCAGCAGGCCAGTGCCGCCGGGATCAGGATCAAGGTCAACATGGTGCCGCTGCGCGGGCAGAACCTCGATCAGGTCATGCCATTGCTCGATTACTGCCTGGAGCGCAATTACGAGCTGCGCTTCATCGAACTGATGCGCATGGGCCATCTGGCCAGCGACTCCAACGGCTTCCTGCAACAGTTCGTCAGCCTGCAGCAGTTGCTCGAGCTGATTGGCGAGCGCTATGAGTACCTGCAAGCCGATGCACCGCTGGATGCGACGGCGGTGCGTTATGCCATTCCCGGCCATGGCCATTTCGGCGTGATCGCCAACGAAAGTGTGCCGTTCTGCCGGACCTGCTCGCGGCTGCGTCTGTCCTCCACGGGCTGGCTGCACGGTTGCCTGTCGTCGAGCAATCGCCACTTTGTCGGCGATCTATTGGACAAACCGCGCCACCAAGCCTTGCCAGCCCTCCAGCGCTTGCTGGTCAAAGCCTTGGGCGACAAGCAGGACGTGGCGTTTTCCGGTGGCGCAACGGTGATGAAAATCATCGGCGGCTGA
- a CDS encoding DUF4823 domain-containing protein translates to MRSLVLLLSALALGGCMTVSDMGEGVRYQMSDAGFLDHSDSRRVNNLRIQPDSFIYIAQGPFAPPGSADPRQNVVAEQAFNGFIEYFPMVRRARAPEGLDAAMGEARAAGAHYLLYTRFASADDRIGNSDEWLDQEAVDRLGIDSGVIQLMLIETSTQYLIDTARIKSRGGLLTFHDNKPEDLIGPPLAQYARSLLGLGDQ, encoded by the coding sequence ATGCGTAGCCTGGTTTTGCTGCTCAGCGCGTTGGCGCTGGGTGGCTGCATGACTGTCAGTGACATGGGGGAAGGGGTTCGCTATCAGATGAGCGATGCCGGCTTTCTCGATCACAGCGACAGCCGTCGGGTGAACAACCTGCGTATTCAACCCGACTCCTTCATCTATATTGCCCAGGGCCCGTTCGCCCCGCCAGGTAGCGCCGATCCTCGGCAGAACGTGGTCGCCGAACAGGCCTTCAACGGCTTTATCGAATATTTCCCGATGGTCCGCCGCGCACGTGCTCCCGAAGGCCTGGACGCAGCCATGGGCGAGGCTCGGGCGGCCGGTGCGCACTATTTGCTGTACACCCGTTTCGCCAGCGCCGATGACCGCATCGGTAACTCGGATGAATGGCTGGACCAGGAAGCCGTGGACCGCCTCGGGATCGACAGTGGGGTGATTCAGCTGATGTTGATCGAGACCAGCACCCAGTATTTGATTGATACTGCACGGATCAAGAGTCGTGGCGGTTTACTGACGTTCCACGATAACAAGCCAGAAGATCTGATCGGGCCGCCGCTGGCGCAATATGCGCGCAGCCTGCTCGGCCTCGGCGATCAGTAG
- a CDS encoding DUF1285 domain-containing protein, producing MSDPHKANDLLGQIPKSKGLPPVHLWNPDFCGDIDMRIARDGTWYYLGTPIGRKPMVKLFSTIIRRDGDDYFLVTPVEKVGIKVDDAPFVAVTLEVEGEGEAQVLRFTTNVEELTEAGKEHPLRVVIDPRTQEPAPYVHVRSNLEALIHRNVFYQLVELAVSRELDGQRWLGVWSGGEFFRIGLEP from the coding sequence ATGAGTGATCCGCACAAGGCCAACGATCTGTTGGGGCAAATTCCCAAGTCCAAAGGCTTGCCGCCGGTTCATTTGTGGAACCCCGACTTCTGCGGCGACATCGACATGCGCATCGCCCGCGACGGCACCTGGTATTACCTGGGCACGCCCATCGGACGCAAGCCGATGGTCAAGCTGTTCTCCACCATCATCCGCCGCGACGGTGATGATTATTTCCTGGTGACTCCGGTGGAGAAGGTCGGGATCAAGGTGGATGACGCGCCTTTTGTCGCGGTGACCCTGGAAGTGGAGGGAGAGGGTGAGGCCCAGGTGCTGCGCTTTACCACCAACGTCGAAGAGCTGACCGAGGCCGGTAAGGAGCATCCGTTGCGCGTGGTCATTGACCCGCGGACCCAGGAGCCAGCGCCCTATGTGCATGTGCGCTCCAACCTCGAAGCGCTGATTCATCGCAACGTGTTCTATCAACTGGTCGAGCTCGCCGTCAGCCGCGAACTCGACGGTCAGCGTTGGCTGGGTGTGTGGAGCGGCGGCGAGTTCTTCCGGATCGGTCTTGAGCCCTGA
- a CDS encoding MFS transporter, with the protein MSTRTTSDGAMPTRLFGLFCLASYLLSLSYGSTFLLSLLISSRGGNEHDAGSVISAAMLSTFAAVILSGHLSDALGAARSVAIFAGLLLLASLGFALTPGFGNTLVFFGLTLGLGWGVFYTLGPIIVAMLVEPAQRARYFALLSGSMMTGIGSGPLLGRAASALGLPLISAFYLAALASLFGGLIFWRLGLILKQRPNQLGSAAVSRISWAAASRVMSSKALFAILMVGLGGCVFGGLSSFQTSYAASRALDYSLFFLGFMSAAITSRLLLAGWVVKRDPYLASCLLSGLMVVSILMFAYRVDDALTYLMAAAALGVGYGLTYSVINGLAANEAPPGHTPQALLLFSLGYFVGVFGFPWLAGRIIVEQGLSTMLQVVLAVALLNWSITVGRLLWRRLVTSKTLRAA; encoded by the coding sequence ATGTCCACTCGCACTACCTCGGACGGCGCCATGCCGACCAGACTGTTTGGCCTGTTTTGCCTGGCCAGTTATCTGCTGTCGCTGTCCTACGGCTCGACCTTCCTATTGTCGCTGCTGATCAGCTCACGTGGCGGCAACGAACACGATGCCGGCAGCGTGATTTCGGCGGCGATGCTCAGCACCTTCGCCGCCGTTATCCTGTCAGGACACCTGTCGGACGCGCTGGGAGCCGCACGCTCAGTTGCGATCTTCGCCGGTTTGCTGTTGCTGGCCAGCCTGGGCTTTGCCCTGACACCCGGATTCGGCAATACCCTGGTGTTTTTCGGCCTGACCCTGGGCCTTGGCTGGGGCGTGTTCTACACCTTGGGACCGATCATCGTGGCGATGCTGGTGGAGCCAGCACAACGGGCGCGATACTTCGCCCTGCTGTCGGGCAGCATGATGACCGGGATCGGCTCCGGCCCTTTGCTCGGCCGCGCCGCCAGTGCGCTGGGATTGCCCTTGATCAGCGCGTTTTACCTGGCGGCACTGGCCAGCCTGTTCGGCGGCCTGATCTTCTGGCGCCTGGGGCTGATCCTCAAGCAACGCCCCAATCAATTGGGCAGCGCTGCCGTCTCGCGCATCTCGTGGGCCGCGGCATCGCGAGTGATGTCTTCCAAAGCGCTGTTCGCCATTCTCATGGTTGGCCTGGGCGGCTGCGTATTCGGCGGTTTGTCGAGTTTCCAGACCAGCTACGCAGCGTCCCGCGCACTGGACTACTCGCTGTTCTTCCTCGGCTTCATGAGCGCCGCCATCACCAGCCGCCTGCTGCTGGCCGGCTGGGTGGTCAAGCGCGATCCGTACCTGGCCTCATGCCTGCTGTCGGGGCTGATGGTGGTGTCTATCCTGATGTTTGCCTATCGGGTCGACGACGCCCTCACCTATTTGATGGCAGCCGCTGCGCTGGGGGTCGGCTATGGCCTCACCTATTCGGTGATCAACGGCCTGGCCGCCAACGAGGCACCGCCCGGCCATACCCCGCAAGCCCTGCTGTTGTTCAGCCTGGGGTATTTTGTCGGGGTCTTCGGCTTTCCATGGTTGGCGGGCAGGATCATCGTCGAGCAAGGGCTGTCGACGATGCTGCAAGTGGTGCTGGCTGTGGCGTTGTTGAACTGGTCGATCACCGTTGGCCGCCTGCTCTGGCGCCGGCTTGTCACCAGCAAGACATTGCGAGCGGCCTAG
- a CDS encoding GNAT family N-acetyltransferase, with protein sequence MSIEIRPATPSDAPQILAFITELADYERARHEVIASVADIERSLFSEGATAHGLICLRDGLPIGFAVFFFSYSTWLGSNCLYLEDLYITPEQRGGGAGKQLLRHLAKIACANDCGRFEWSVLEWNTPAIDFYKSLGAQPQEEWVRYRMDGNVLRDFAEGR encoded by the coding sequence ATGTCGATCGAGATCCGCCCGGCTACGCCGAGCGATGCACCACAAATTCTTGCGTTCATCACCGAGCTTGCGGATTACGAGCGTGCTCGCCATGAAGTCATCGCCAGTGTCGCCGACATCGAGCGCAGTCTGTTCAGTGAAGGCGCGACGGCCCATGGCTTGATTTGCCTGCGCGACGGTCTGCCGATCGGTTTCGCGGTGTTTTTCTTCAGCTATTCGACGTGGCTGGGCAGCAACTGCCTGTACCTCGAGGACCTGTACATCACGCCGGAACAGCGTGGCGGCGGTGCCGGCAAACAACTGCTGCGCCATCTGGCAAAAATTGCCTGCGCCAATGATTGCGGGCGTTTCGAGTGGAGCGTGCTGGAGTGGAACACCCCGGCCATCGACTTCTACAAATCCCTCGGCGCCCAACCCCAGGAAGAGTGGGTGCGCTATCGCATGGATGGCAATGTCTTGCGCGATTTCGCCGAGGGTCGTTGA
- a CDS encoding NAD(P)-dependent alcohol dehydrogenase, with translation MYTAIGYAAQSATTPLAPMKFERRSPRADDVAIEILYCGVCHSDIHQARNEWGIAVYPLMPGHEIVGKVTAIGANVTQHKVGDLVGVGCMVDSCRTCAACQQNLEQYCLEGPTMTYATPDRVDGSNTMGGYSDSIVVSEHFVVRIPERLDPASAAPILCAGITTYSPLKHYGVKAGDKVGILGMGGLGHMGIKFAKAMGAEVTVFTRSASKAEEGRRQGADHVIVSTDAAQMTAAAGQFDYLLDTIPVQHDLNPYLDTLRFDGVHILVGLIEPVDPPMHAGKLVMSRRVLAGSLIGGIAETQEVLDFCAEHGITCDIEMLDIRQINEAYARMIAGDVKYRFVIDMATLKV, from the coding sequence ATGTACACCGCTATCGGATATGCCGCTCAATCGGCCACCACTCCCCTCGCCCCGATGAAATTCGAACGCCGCAGCCCACGCGCTGACGACGTGGCGATCGAGATCCTGTACTGCGGCGTCTGCCACTCCGACATCCACCAGGCACGTAACGAATGGGGCATCGCGGTTTATCCGCTGATGCCCGGCCACGAGATCGTCGGAAAAGTCACCGCCATCGGCGCGAACGTCACTCAACATAAAGTAGGCGATCTGGTCGGCGTTGGTTGCATGGTCGACTCCTGCCGCACCTGCGCCGCTTGCCAGCAGAACCTCGAGCAATACTGCCTCGAAGGCCCGACCATGACCTACGCCACCCCGGACCGGGTTGACGGCAGCAACACCATGGGCGGCTACTCCGACAGCATCGTGGTCAGCGAGCACTTCGTCGTGCGCATTCCCGAGCGCCTCGACCCGGCCAGCGCCGCGCCGATTCTCTGCGCCGGCATCACCACCTACTCGCCACTCAAGCACTACGGCGTCAAGGCCGGCGACAAGGTCGGGATTCTCGGCATGGGTGGTCTCGGCCATATGGGCATCAAGTTCGCCAAGGCCATGGGCGCTGAAGTGACCGTGTTCACTCGCTCTGCGAGCAAGGCTGAAGAAGGCCGACGCCAGGGCGCGGACCATGTGATCGTATCCACCGATGCCGCCCAGATGACAGCCGCCGCCGGCCAGTTCGATTACCTGCTCGACACCATTCCGGTGCAGCACGACCTCAACCCCTACCTCGATACCCTGCGGTTTGACGGCGTGCACATCCTCGTTGGCCTGATCGAACCGGTGGACCCGCCAATGCATGCCGGCAAACTGGTGATGAGCCGCCGGGTGCTGGCCGGTTCGCTGATTGGCGGCATCGCCGAAACCCAGGAAGTGCTGGATTTCTGTGCCGAGCACGGGATCACCTGCGACATCGAAATGCTCGATATCCGTCAGATCAATGAGGCCTACGCCCGCATGATCGCCGGTGACGTGAAATACCGCTTTGTCATCGACATGGCGACCCTGAAAGTCTGA
- a CDS encoding AraC family transcriptional regulator, with the protein MQLTRHLDANATLVSLIEPLALRDGYSQTGLSGVQVLRASCDVARGPHIYEPSLMIIAQGSKLAFLGPRTMEYGAGHYLIQALPVPFECETFALPDAPLLGVSVAIDRVLLGELVLAMGLAPGRHIPAQTPESMTSVVLDDDMRGCVERLLRSLHDPLEGQILGPARVRELLFTALRGPQADVLRALVEQQGQFARVAASISHLHAHYTEPLNVETLAGCANMSVSTFHEHFKRSTLLSPVQYLKRLRLLKAQTLLVAEGLGVAQVAHRVGYQSTSQFSREYKRYFERSPGEERVA; encoded by the coding sequence ATGCAGTTGACCCGCCACCTTGATGCCAATGCCACGCTGGTTTCGTTGATCGAGCCGCTGGCGCTCCGCGACGGTTACAGCCAGACCGGGTTGTCCGGCGTGCAAGTCTTGCGCGCCAGTTGCGACGTGGCGCGTGGCCCGCACATTTATGAGCCGAGCCTGATGATCATCGCCCAGGGCAGCAAACTGGCGTTCCTGGGCCCACGCACCATGGAGTATGGCGCCGGGCACTACCTGATTCAGGCGCTGCCGGTGCCGTTCGAGTGCGAAACCTTTGCCTTGCCGGATGCCCCGTTGCTGGGGGTGTCGGTGGCAATCGACCGCGTGCTGCTCGGTGAGCTGGTGCTGGCGATGGGGCTGGCCCCGGGGCGGCACATTCCAGCGCAAACGCCGGAGTCGATGACTTCGGTGGTGCTCGACGATGACATGCGCGGCTGCGTCGAACGCTTGCTGCGCAGTCTGCACGATCCGCTGGAAGGCCAGATTCTCGGACCAGCGCGCGTGCGCGAGTTGTTGTTCACCGCGTTGCGCGGACCGCAGGCCGATGTCTTGCGCGCACTGGTGGAGCAGCAGGGACAGTTCGCCCGGGTCGCGGCGTCGATCAGCCATCTGCATGCGCATTACACCGAGCCGCTGAATGTCGAAACCCTGGCCGGTTGCGCGAATATGAGTGTTTCGACCTTTCACGAGCACTTCAAGCGCAGCACCCTGTTGTCGCCGGTGCAATACTTGAAGCGCTTGCGCCTGCTCAAGGCGCAGACGTTGTTGGTGGCGGAAGGGCTGGGTGTGGCCCAGGTAGCGCATCGGGTCGGCTATCAAAGCACCTCGCAGTTCAGTCGCGAGTACAAGCGTTACTTTGAACGCAGCCCTGGGGAAGAGCGGGTGGCGTGA
- a CDS encoding electron transfer flavoprotein-ubiquinone oxidoreductase: MEREYMEFDVVIVGAGPAGLSAACRLKQKATEAGKEISVCVVEKGSEVGAHILSGAVFEPRALNELFPDWKELGAPLNTPVTRDDIFVLKNAESAQKIPDFFVPKTMHNEGNYIISLGNLCRWLAQQAENLGVEIYPGFAAQEALIDENGVVRGIITGDLGVDREGHPKDGLYTPGMELRGKYTLFAEGCRGHIGKQLIKRYNLDSDADAQHYGIGLKEIWEIDPAKHQPGLVVHTAGWPLDIMGTENTGGSFLYHLENNQVVVGLIVDLSYSNTYLSPFDEFQRLKHHPVLKQYLEGGKRISYGARAICKGGLNSLPKMVFKGGALIGCDLGTLNFAKIKGSHTAMKSGMLAADSVADALFAGSEGADELTSYVDSFKSSWLYEELFASRNFGPAIHKFGAIVGGGFNWLDQNIFGGKLPFTLHDTKPDYACLKLAADCKKIDYPKPDGKLSFDKLSSVFISGTNHEEEQPCHLKLADASIPISKNLPLYDEPAQRYCPAGVYEVVTQEDGEKRFQINSQNCVHCKTCDIKDPAQNITWVTPEGAGGPTYPNM, translated from the coding sequence GTGGAACGCGAATACATGGAATTCGACGTGGTCATCGTCGGTGCCGGCCCCGCTGGTCTTTCCGCCGCCTGCCGATTGAAGCAGAAGGCCACCGAAGCCGGTAAGGAAATTAGCGTCTGCGTGGTCGAAAAAGGCTCCGAAGTCGGCGCACATATTCTGTCCGGTGCGGTGTTCGAACCTCGGGCGCTGAACGAATTGTTCCCCGACTGGAAAGAGCTCGGCGCCCCACTGAACACGCCGGTCACCCGCGACGACATTTTCGTGCTGAAAAATGCCGAAAGCGCGCAAAAAATCCCTGACTTCTTTGTGCCCAAGACCATGCATAACGAAGGCAACTACATCATTTCCCTGGGCAACCTGTGCCGCTGGCTGGCCCAGCAGGCCGAAAATCTTGGCGTGGAAATCTACCCAGGCTTCGCCGCCCAGGAAGCGCTGATTGACGAAAATGGCGTGGTGCGCGGGATCATCACCGGCGACCTCGGTGTCGATCGCGAAGGCCATCCGAAAGACGGCCTGTACACCCCAGGCATGGAATTGCGTGGCAAGTACACCCTGTTCGCCGAAGGCTGCCGTGGCCATATCGGCAAGCAACTGATCAAGCGCTACAACCTGGACAGCGACGCCGACGCCCAGCACTACGGCATCGGCCTCAAGGAAATCTGGGAAATCGACCCGGCCAAGCATCAGCCAGGCCTGGTGGTCCACACCGCCGGCTGGCCGCTGGACATTATGGGCACTGAAAACACTGGCGGTTCGTTCCTTTATCACCTGGAAAACAACCAGGTGGTGGTCGGCCTGATCGTTGACCTGTCCTACAGCAACACTTACCTGTCGCCGTTCGACGAGTTTCAGCGCCTCAAACATCACCCGGTCCTCAAGCAGTACCTCGAAGGCGGCAAGCGCATCAGCTACGGCGCGCGGGCGATCTGCAAAGGTGGCCTGAACTCGCTGCCGAAGATGGTGTTCAAGGGCGGCGCGCTGATCGGTTGCGACCTCGGCACCCTGAACTTCGCCAAGATCAAGGGCAGCCACACCGCCATGAAGTCCGGCATGCTCGCTGCCGACTCTGTGGCCGATGCGCTGTTCGCCGGCTCCGAAGGCGCGGACGAACTGACCAGCTACGTCGATTCGTTCAAGTCCAGCTGGCTCTACGAAGAACTGTTCGCCAGCCGCAACTTCGGCCCAGCGATCCACAAGTTCGGCGCGATTGTTGGCGGTGGTTTCAACTGGCTCGACCAGAACATCTTCGGCGGCAAACTGCCGTTCACCCTGCATGACACCAAGCCGGACTATGCATGCCTGAAGCTGGCGGCAGACTGCAAGAAGATCGACTACCCGAAACCGGACGGCAAACTCAGCTTCGACAAGCTCAGCTCGGTGTTCATCTCCGGTACCAACCACGAAGAAGAGCAGCCTTGCCACTTGAAGCTGGCCGACGCGAGCATTCCGATCAGCAAGAACCTGCCGCTGTACGATGAGCCCGCCCAGCGTTACTGCCCGGCTGGCGTGTACGAAGTGGTGACTCAGGAAGACGGCGAGAAGCGCTTCCAGATCAACTCGCAGAACTGCGTGCACTGCAAGACCTGCGACATCAAGGACCCGGCGCAGAACATCACCTGGGTTACCCCGGAAGGGGCTGGCGGCCCGACCTACCCGAACATGTAG
- a CDS encoding electron transfer flavoprotein subunit beta/FixA family protein: MKVLVAVKRVVDYNVKVRVKADNSGVDLANVKMSMNPFCEIAVEEAVRLKEKGVATEIVVVSIGPSTAQEQLRTALALGADRAILVESAEDLTSLAVAKLLKAVVDKEQPQLVILGKQAIDSDNNQTGQMLAALSGYGQGTFASKVEVNGDSVAVTREIDGGAQTVSLKLPAIVTTDLRLNEPRYASLPNIMKAKKKPLETLTPDALGVSTASTNKTLKVEAPAARSAGIKVKSVAELVEKLKNEAKVI; the protein is encoded by the coding sequence ATGAAGGTTCTTGTAGCTGTCAAACGAGTGGTCGACTATAACGTCAAGGTTCGCGTCAAAGCGGACAACTCCGGCGTCGATCTCGCTAACGTCAAGATGTCGATGAACCCTTTCTGCGAAATCGCAGTGGAAGAAGCCGTACGCCTGAAAGAGAAGGGTGTTGCGACTGAAATCGTCGTCGTCTCCATCGGCCCGTCCACCGCTCAAGAGCAACTGCGTACCGCGCTGGCTCTGGGTGCCGACCGCGCCATCCTCGTCGAATCCGCCGAAGATCTGACTTCCCTGGCCGTTGCCAAGCTGTTGAAAGCTGTTGTCGACAAGGAACAGCCACAGCTGGTGATCCTGGGCAAGCAAGCCATCGACAGTGACAACAACCAGACTGGCCAGATGCTGGCTGCACTGAGCGGCTACGGTCAGGGCACTTTCGCTTCGAAAGTCGAAGTCAATGGCGACAGCGTTGCCGTGACTCGCGAAATCGACGGCGGCGCGCAGACGGTTTCCCTGAAACTGCCAGCGATCGTCACCACCGACCTGCGTTTGAACGAGCCGCGTTATGCGTCCCTGCCAAACATCATGAAAGCCAAGAAGAAGCCGCTTGAAACGCTGACTCCTGATGCTTTGGGCGTTTCCACCGCCTCCACCAACAAAACCCTGAAAGTCGAAGCGCCTGCTGCACGCAGCGCGGGTATCAAGGTCAAGTCGGTGGCTGAACTGGTCGAGAAACTGAAAAACGAAGCGAAGGTAATCTAA
- a CDS encoding electron transfer flavoprotein subunit alpha/FixB family protein has protein sequence MTILVIAEHDNKAVAPATLNTVAAAAKIGGDVHVLVSGQGVGAVAEAAAKIAGVSKVLVADNAAYAHQLPENVAPLVAELGKGYSHILAAATSNGKNILPRVAAQLDVDQISEIIAVVSADTFQRPIYAGNAIATVQSNAAVKVITVRATGFDPVAAEGGSAAVESVAAAHDAGTSSFVGEELAKSDRPDLTAAKIVVSGGRGMQNGDNFKHLYALADKLGAAVGASRAAVDAGFVPNDMQVGQTGKIVAPQLYIAVGISGAIQHLAGMKDSKVIVAINKDEEAPIFQVADYGLVADLFEAIPELEKLV, from the coding sequence ATGACTATCTTGGTAATCGCTGAACACGACAACAAAGCAGTGGCCCCGGCTACGCTGAACACCGTGGCCGCTGCCGCCAAAATCGGTGGTGACGTGCATGTACTGGTTTCGGGTCAGGGCGTTGGTGCCGTGGCTGAGGCCGCTGCAAAAATCGCTGGCGTGAGCAAAGTACTGGTGGCCGACAACGCTGCCTACGCTCACCAACTGCCGGAAAACGTTGCGCCGCTGGTAGCCGAGCTGGGCAAGGGCTACAGCCACATCCTGGCTGCCGCTACTTCCAACGGCAAAAACATCCTGCCACGCGTTGCCGCGCAGCTGGACGTTGACCAGATCTCCGAGATCATCGCCGTGGTCAGCGCTGACACCTTCCAGCGTCCGATCTACGCCGGTAACGCCATCGCGACCGTACAGTCCAACGCTGCAGTGAAAGTGATCACCGTGCGTGCCACCGGTTTCGACCCGGTTGCCGCTGAAGGTGGTTCGGCTGCCGTTGAATCGGTGGCTGCTGCTCACGACGCCGGTACTTCCAGCTTCGTTGGTGAAGAACTGGCCAAGTCCGATCGTCCGGACCTGACCGCTGCCAAGATCGTCGTTTCCGGCGGCCGCGGCATGCAGAACGGCGATAACTTCAAACACCTGTACGCCCTGGCCGACAAGCTGGGCGCTGCTGTTGGCGCTTCCCGCGCGGCAGTGGACGCAGGCTTCGTACCCAACGACATGCAGGTCGGTCAGACCGGCAAGATCGTTGCTCCACAGCTGTACATCGCCGTCGGTATCTCCGGCGCGATCCAGCACTTGGCCGGCATGAAAGACTCCAAGGTGATCGTTGCGATCAACAAGGACGAAGAAGCGCCGATCTTCCAGGTGGCCGATTACGGCTTGGTGGCGGACCTGTTCGAAGCCATCCCTGAGCTGGAGAAGCTGGTCTAA